Part of the Halomarina litorea genome is shown below.
GAGGTCGAACGCCTCTCCCGCGGCCCCCTCGACGAGGGTGGCGGCCTCGTCGTCGAGGAGGCGCGCGAGGCCAGTCTCCCCGTCGACGACCTGTTCGACGTGCCCGCGGAGCGACTCGGGGTCGCGGGGCGGGGCGTCCTCCGGGGCTGTCTCCGCGTCCTCGCTCTCGGCGTCGGCCGCCTCGTCCGTGGCGGTCTCCGCGCGGTCCTCGACTGACTCCCGGACCTCGGTGACGACGGGACCGTCCGACGCGGCGTCCCCCGACTCACCGGCGGGCGAGTCGGGCGTGGCCGTCCCGGCATCGGGCGTTTCTGGCTCCGGTTCGGCCGTCGTCTCCGGCGGTGCGGGGCGGGCGCTCCCGTCGGTGGCGGCGACGGCTTCGCGCGGCGTGTTGGCCCCCTCGATGGACTCGTAGGGCACCTTCTCGCGGAGGGCACGCATCACGGCGGCGCGGTCGAGGTCCTCGACGCTGTGGCCCGCGGGGGCGATGGCGACGTAGTCCACGTCCCCGACCTGCGCGAGTTCCTTCAGGATGAGGTCGCCCCCCCGGTCCCCGTCGAGGAAGGCGGTGACGGTCCGGTCTCTCGTCAGGTCGGCGACGGCCTGCGGGACGTTCGTTCCCTCGACGGCGACGGCGTTCTTGATGCCGTATCGGAGGAGCGTCAGGACGTCCGCCCGGCCCTCGACGACGATGATGGCGTCGGAGTCGGCGACGCGCGGACCGGCGGGGAAGCCCTCGTACTCGGTGATGTCCTCGATGCGGATGGAGCGGCGGACCTCCTCGATGAGTTCCTGACTCGTGAGCATCGACCCGTCGAAGGCCTCGCCGAGGAGGCTCTTCGCGCGGTCGACGATGGCCCGGCGCTTCGCGGCGCGGACGTCCTCGATGCGGGCGACCTCGAGGGTGGCACGGCAGGGGCCGACGCGTTCGATGGTCTCCAGGGCGGCGGCGAGGATGGCCGTCTCCACCTGGTCGAGGCCGCTGGCGATGGTGACGGTGCCGAACGACTGGCCGTTCTCGGAGGCGATCTCGACGTCGATGCGGCCCACCTTCGAGGAGTCCTGCAGGTCCCGAAGGTCGAGGTCGTCCCCCAGTAACCCCTCGGTCTGCCCGAAGATGGCGCCGACGACGTCCGAGCGTTCGACCACCCCCTCGGCGGTGATGTCGGCGTGGATGAGGTATTTCGCGGTGTCTTGCATGATGTGAGTGCCCGTGTGGGCGTGATGGTGAATGCCACGCGCGGACGCATGGCTACGGTATAAAATGGTACCGGTCGATGTATAAAGGATGCGGACCACGTCGTACGGGCCGCGCCGGACGCGAGGCGGCCCGCCGTCGTCCCGTCGCCCATCCGCGGCGCAGGAACGACTATACCCGACGCGTGTGAGCGCCCGCCATGGGTATCGACGAGGCCGACATCGACCCCGGACGCTTCCTGAACGACGTCGAGATGCGGATCGGCGAGATCGTCTCCGCGGAGCCGTTCCCCGAGGCGCGCAAGGACGTCTACAAGCTTGTCGTGGACTTCGGGTCCGAACGGCGGCAGTCGGCAGCGGGCCTGACCGACTGCTACCGGCCGGACGAACTCGTCGGGCGGCAGGTGGTGGCCGTCGTCAACCTCGGGACGGTGAACGTCGCGGGCTTCGAGAGCCAATGTCTCGTCACGGGCGTCGATGGACCGGAGGGCGTCGTCCACCTCCAACCCGAGCGCGAGGTGGAGAACGGGACGCGGGTGTACTGAGACGGATATCGACCGACATCCGCCACTCACTCGCGCTTTTCGAAGAACTTTCTTCTCCAATACTGACGACCGTTGGCAATGACAGTAATCTTTAGGTGCTGTGAATACTATTCGAGCTGGTAATGGTCAGTCGACACGCGCTGGGCTGGGCGGCCGTCTTCACGATTCTCGTCGTGTTCTCGGTCCCGTGGTTCCTCTGGGGGGACGCGACGGTGGCGTTCGGCCTCCCGGTGTGGCTCTGGTGGCACGTCGGGTGGATGGTGGTGACCGCGGGCGTCTTCGCCGTCTTCGCCTCACGTGCGTGGGGGGTCGGTATCGAAGCGCCCGCCGAGTCGGGAGTCGGAGGTGACCGGGCGTGACACCCTTCCCGCTCCAGTCCGACCTCGCCCTCCAGTTGGGCGTCGTCGGCGCGTACCTCCTCGTCGCCCTCGCGGTGGGCGTCGTCGCCTACCGCCTCACCGACAACACCGCCGAGGACTACTACCTCGCGAGTCGCACCCTCGGCACCGTCGTCCTCCTCTTCACGACGTTCGCGACGCTCCTCTCGGCGTTCACGTTCTTCGCCGGGCCGAACATCGCCTACAACGCCGGACCCGAGTGGATACTGGTCATGGGCGTGATGGACGGCGTCGTCTTCGCCGTCCTCTGGTACGTCATCGGCTACAAGCAGTGGCTCGTCGGGCGGGCGCGAGGGTACGTCACCCTCGGCGAGATGCTCGGCGACCGCTTCGGCTCTACGGCCCTGCGGATGGCCGTCGCCGGCATCGCCCTGTTCTGGCTCCTGCCGTACGTGATGCTCCAGCAACGCGGCGCGGGCCTCGCACTCAGCGGCCTCACGAACGGCGCCGTCCCGGTGTGGGCCGGCGCGGGGGCCATCACCGTGTTCATGATACTGTACGTCGCCATCTCGGGGATGCGCGGGGTGGCGTGGACCGAC
Proteins encoded:
- the dnaG gene encoding DNA primase DnaG, which encodes MQDTAKYLIHADITAEGVVERSDVVGAIFGQTEGLLGDDLDLRDLQDSSKVGRIDVEIASENGQSFGTVTIASGLDQVETAILAAALETIERVGPCRATLEVARIEDVRAAKRRAIVDRAKSLLGEAFDGSMLTSQELIEEVRRSIRIEDITEYEGFPAGPRVADSDAIIVVEGRADVLTLLRYGIKNAVAVEGTNVPQAVADLTRDRTVTAFLDGDRGGDLILKELAQVGDVDYVAIAPAGHSVEDLDRAAVMRALREKVPYESIEGANTPREAVAATDGSARPAPPETTAEPEPETPDAGTATPDSPAGESGDAASDGPVVTEVRESVEDRAETATDEAADAESEDAETAPEDAPPRDPESLRGHVEQVVDGETGLARLLDDEAATLVEGAAGEAFDLVRDAGTVPDAVVVDGEVTQRLLDVCAQRGVDQVVGRSLGEFVKRPTSVRVRTADQLLRPETGAESDAD
- a CDS encoding DUF3311 domain-containing protein — protein: MVSRHALGWAAVFTILVVFSVPWFLWGDATVAFGLPVWLWWHVGWMVVTAGVFAVFASRAWGVGIEAPAESGVGGDRA
- a CDS encoding tRNA-binding protein, whose translation is MGIDEADIDPGRFLNDVEMRIGEIVSAEPFPEARKDVYKLVVDFGSERRQSAAGLTDCYRPDELVGRQVVAVVNLGTVNVAGFESQCLVTGVDGPEGVVHLQPEREVENGTRVY